The Bryobacteraceae bacterium genome includes a window with the following:
- a CDS encoding ATPase — translation MDCGEEVSLLRARLSRVAGVRELHFDVARGLMEVEYSPGVTSEEAIRAAVESIGMCCEKWSARPEKRSARDWAGTALWLSGGLLAGGMGLQVWHGEGVVDALLAHSHAGEAHHHAMPAAALACYAASIAAGASLFWRKAWAALRSARADMNLLVAVSLARAAVLGEWAEGATLAFLYGLSGRLESLSLERARRSVARLLELMPAQAWLVHGDHEHRVEAETLQPGARVRVKPGERVPCDGAVLEGESLVDQSPLTGESVAVEKRAGDEVFAGTLNQSGTLLVEVRRAAHDTRLQRMLRMLEESGSRKAESERLVERFARRYTPAVLLLALAVAVAPPALGRGGWSEWLYHGMVVLLIACPCAFVISTPVTVMAALASAARNGVLVKGGAFLEAAGRLKALAMDRAGILTQGEPRLARSETLSEEQREEIAQWQRWRAGQGGGIPLTPKWAAAGGMTQAMAERIGALAGEGCIVAARQSGVLEAWCDAPLAAARRQVDALRRLGVERIVLLASDPAPAAEAAARAAGITEVHAELSAEEKAREIERLQQETGAAGMLGDCVADAEAMKRAAVGISVASPSAEAAQETADVIVTGPALEKTAFLVAHARRALRVIRQNIGLALALKAAFLAAAATGRATLWMAVAADTGATLVVTLNGLRLLRAEAHPFREK, via the coding sequence ATGGACTGCGGGGAGGAAGTGTCTCTGCTGCGGGCGCGGCTGAGCCGCGTCGCGGGCGTGCGCGAGCTGCATTTCGATGTGGCGCGCGGGCTGATGGAAGTGGAGTACTCGCCCGGCGTGACAAGCGAGGAAGCGATCCGCGCGGCGGTGGAGAGCATCGGGATGTGCTGCGAGAAATGGTCGGCGCGTCCGGAGAAGCGTTCCGCGCGGGACTGGGCGGGGACCGCGCTCTGGCTGAGCGGCGGGCTGCTGGCGGGCGGGATGGGGCTGCAGGTGTGGCATGGCGAGGGCGTGGTGGACGCGCTGCTGGCGCACAGCCACGCCGGCGAGGCGCATCATCACGCCATGCCGGCGGCGGCGCTGGCTTGTTACGCGGCGTCGATCGCCGCGGGGGCGAGCCTGTTCTGGCGCAAGGCGTGGGCGGCGCTGCGGAGCGCGCGGGCGGACATGAATCTGCTGGTGGCGGTGTCGCTGGCTAGGGCGGCGGTGCTGGGCGAGTGGGCGGAAGGGGCGACACTTGCGTTTCTCTACGGACTGTCCGGGAGGCTGGAGTCGCTGAGCCTCGAGAGGGCGCGGCGGAGCGTGGCGCGGCTGCTGGAGCTGATGCCGGCGCAGGCGTGGCTGGTTCACGGAGACCACGAGCACCGCGTGGAAGCGGAGACCCTGCAGCCGGGCGCGCGGGTGCGGGTGAAGCCGGGCGAGCGCGTTCCCTGCGACGGCGCCGTACTGGAAGGCGAGTCGCTGGTGGATCAGTCGCCGCTGACGGGCGAGTCCGTGGCGGTGGAAAAGCGCGCGGGAGACGAGGTGTTTGCGGGCACGCTGAACCAGAGCGGGACGCTGCTGGTGGAAGTGCGGCGGGCGGCGCATGACACGCGGCTGCAGAGGATGCTGCGCATGCTGGAGGAGTCCGGCAGCCGGAAAGCGGAGAGCGAACGTCTGGTGGAGCGCTTCGCGCGCCGCTACACGCCGGCGGTGCTGCTGCTGGCTCTGGCTGTTGCGGTTGCGCCGCCGGCGCTGGGGCGTGGAGGCTGGAGCGAGTGGCTGTATCACGGCATGGTGGTGCTGCTGATCGCCTGTCCGTGCGCGTTTGTCATCTCGACGCCGGTGACCGTGATGGCGGCGCTGGCCAGCGCGGCGCGGAACGGAGTGCTCGTGAAGGGCGGCGCGTTTCTGGAAGCGGCGGGGCGGCTGAAGGCGCTGGCGATGGACCGCGCCGGGATTCTGACCCAGGGCGAGCCGCGGCTGGCGCGCAGCGAAACATTGAGCGAGGAGCAGAGGGAAGAGATCGCACAGTGGCAGCGGTGGCGCGCCGGGCAGGGCGGAGGGATTCCGCTGACGCCGAAATGGGCGGCGGCGGGCGGCATGACGCAGGCGATGGCGGAACGAATCGGCGCTCTGGCGGGAGAGGGCTGCATTGTCGCCGCGCGGCAGAGCGGCGTGCTGGAGGCGTGGTGCGATGCGCCGCTGGCTGCGGCGCGCCGTCAGGTGGATGCTTTGAGAAGGCTGGGCGTGGAGCGCATCGTGCTGCTGGCTTCCGATCCGGCGCCCGCGGCGGAGGCGGCGGCAAGGGCGGCGGGCATCACGGAGGTCCATGCTGAACTGTCGGCCGAAGAGAAGGCACGGGAGATCGAACGGCTCCAGCAGGAGACAGGCGCAGCCGGAATGCTGGGCGATTGCGTGGCCGATGCCGAGGCGATGAAGAGGGCGGCCGTGGGCATCAGCGTGGCGTCGCCATCCGCGGAGGCGGCGCAGGAGACCGCCGACGTGATCGTGACGGGCCCCGCGCTCGAAAAGACGGCGTTTCTGGTGGCGCATGCAAGGCGGGCGCTGCGCGTGATCCGGCAGAACATCGGGCTGGCGCTGGCGCTGAAGGCCGCGTTTCTGGCGGCTGCGGCCACGGGCAGGGCGACGCTGTGGATGGCCGTCGCCGCCGATACCGGCGCTACGCTGGTCGTGACGCTGAACGGCCTGCGACTCCTGAGGGCCGAGGCTCATCCATTCAGAGAGAAATGA
- a CDS encoding aldose 1-epimerase: MICSAQRYESRLETVDGLTVAVLRDAASDTVVRVAPELGNNSYEMTVRGQPVFWSPYRTLAGFRAKPAHLGNPFLWPWANRIDGMAYWVRGKKYLLNEELGNVRPGPNRTPIHGLLVYSNLWRVASHGADAKGAFVTSRLEFWRRPELMAQFPFAHTVEMTYRLAEGRLSVETAVENLSDEPMPVSLGFHPYFQITDAPRDEWTVTLAARRRHVLNEKLIPTGETAPLPYPKTLSLKGVTLDDVMDELERDADGRARFRVEGRRQRISVEYGGAYGVAVVYAPAGRGFICFEPMTAITNAFNATHAGWYREMPWIEPRGRWRGEFRIVPEGY, translated from the coding sequence ATGATCTGCTCGGCGCAACGCTACGAGTCGCGTCTTGAGACGGTGGATGGCCTGACAGTGGCCGTGCTGCGCGACGCAGCCAGCGACACCGTGGTGCGGGTGGCGCCGGAACTCGGCAACAACTCTTACGAGATGACGGTGCGCGGGCAGCCCGTGTTCTGGTCGCCGTACCGGACGCTGGCCGGGTTCCGGGCGAAGCCTGCGCATCTCGGCAATCCGTTTCTCTGGCCATGGGCGAACCGCATCGACGGCATGGCGTACTGGGTGCGCGGGAAGAAGTATCTGCTGAACGAGGAGCTGGGCAATGTGCGCCCGGGTCCGAACCGCACGCCGATCCACGGACTGCTGGTGTATTCGAATCTCTGGCGCGTGGCGAGCCACGGGGCGGATGCGAAGGGCGCCTTTGTGACGTCGCGGCTCGAATTCTGGCGGCGCCCGGAGCTGATGGCGCAGTTTCCCTTCGCGCATACGGTGGAGATGACGTACCGGCTGGCGGAAGGACGGCTGTCCGTGGAGACTGCCGTCGAAAACCTGAGCGACGAGCCGATGCCCGTTTCGCTGGGCTTCCATCCGTATTTCCAGATCACTGATGCGCCGCGCGACGAGTGGACCGTGACGCTGGCGGCGCGCCGCAGGCATGTGCTGAACGAAAAGCTGATCCCGACGGGCGAGACCGCGCCGCTGCCGTATCCGAAAACGCTGAGCCTGAAGGGAGTGACGCTGGACGACGTGATGGATGAACTGGAGCGGGACGCGGACGGACGGGCGCGGTTCCGCGTGGAGGGCAGGCGGCAGCGCATTTCGGTCGAATATGGCGGAGCCTACGGAGTGGCGGTGGTGTATGCTCCGGCAGGCAGAGGATTCATCTGCTTTGAACCGATGACGGCGATCACGAATGCGTTCAACGCGACGCACGCCGGCTGGTACAGGGAGATGCCGTGGATCGAGCCTCGCGGGCGCTGGCGGGGCGAGTTCCGGATCGTGCCGGAAGGATATTGA
- a CDS encoding UPF0145 protein — translation MLVVTAHTLEGWKIQRYHGLVSGEAILGANIFKDFFAGIRDIVGGRSAAYENELRKAKQLALDEMCEEARAAGANAVIGVDLDYETITGSHGGGMLMVTASGTAVTIVPDGQDSR, via the coding sequence ATGCTGGTTGTGACGGCGCACACGCTGGAGGGCTGGAAGATCCAGCGATATCACGGACTGGTGAGCGGCGAGGCCATTCTCGGCGCCAACATCTTCAAGGACTTTTTCGCCGGCATCCGCGACATCGTCGGCGGCCGCAGCGCGGCCTACGAAAACGAGCTGCGCAAGGCCAAACAGCTCGCCCTCGACGAAATGTGCGAGGAAGCCCGCGCAGCGGGAGCCAACGCGGTGATCGGCGTGGATCTCGACTACGAAACGATCACCGGCTCCCACGGCGGCGGCATGCTGATGGTGACGGCATCCGGCACCGCCGTGACCATTGTTCCCGACGGGCAGGATTCGCGCTAA
- a CDS encoding chain-length determining protein, protein MPAMPATTFQPVPEQPISVPRRALDFEDYIDIARRHRAWILGPAFLGLVLGVVTAFLWEDSYVARGKIRITPPQVPARLVPGNVSEELTARINAIAQEIITRSSLQNLIQTYNLYPEDRKRLPMEDVIDRMRRSIGIDNIESYSRAGSSRYHVFTVSFVYSDRRLAQRVVADLIDRFTKQSIESRLNSSRQTTLFLSDQYEAAKRELDDLDARIAVFRSKYFGELPEQEQMIVSRLSSMEASLQATASQLSRAQQDKIQLETQIRDLRDQAAALAQQQQAPSETAGLAAPRNPRIVELQREIERARNSLRLLRESYTDSHPDVRRLVAFIEGREAQLKELIEEERKQLAEVQPDQPGPRVISREAMQKLRDLSSAITRLQAALQAKDMEIEEHNRRINDLKERIRSTQSRLESGASISQEYLQLVRERELAARRYEDIGRKLQDSNMATDLVSRGQSETMEVLESPVIPEEPIAPNRPLIISVGVALGLAVGIALATVREFKDTSLKNLKDVRAYTRLTVLGSIPVLENDFVVRRRRRITWLAWTFAILVGILLMAGAVFYYYTQRS, encoded by the coding sequence ATGCCTGCCATGCCTGCCACAACCTTCCAGCCGGTTCCCGAGCAGCCCATTTCCGTCCCCCGGCGCGCACTCGACTTCGAAGACTACATTGACATCGCCCGCCGTCACCGGGCGTGGATTCTCGGGCCGGCCTTCCTGGGCCTCGTTCTGGGCGTGGTGACCGCTTTCCTGTGGGAGGATTCCTACGTCGCCAGGGGCAAGATCCGCATCACGCCGCCTCAGGTGCCTGCGCGCCTCGTGCCAGGCAATGTGAGCGAGGAGCTGACGGCGCGCATCAACGCCATCGCCCAGGAAATCATCACCCGGTCCAGCCTGCAGAACCTGATCCAGACCTACAACCTCTACCCCGAAGACCGCAAACGTCTCCCGATGGAAGACGTCATCGACCGGATGCGCCGCTCCATCGGCATCGACAACATCGAGTCCTATTCGCGGGCAGGGTCGTCGCGCTACCACGTCTTCACGGTCAGTTTCGTGTACTCGGACCGGCGCCTGGCCCAGAGAGTCGTCGCCGATCTGATCGACCGGTTCACCAAGCAGAGCATCGAAAGCCGCCTCAACAGCTCGCGCCAGACAACACTGTTCCTCTCCGATCAGTACGAGGCCGCCAAACGCGAGCTGGACGACCTCGACGCCCGCATCGCCGTCTTCCGTTCGAAATATTTCGGCGAGCTCCCTGAGCAGGAGCAGATGATTGTCTCCCGCCTGTCCTCGATGGAAGCCTCTCTCCAGGCCACTGCCAGCCAGCTGAGCCGGGCGCAACAGGACAAGATCCAGCTCGAGACCCAGATCCGGGATTTGCGCGATCAGGCTGCCGCTCTGGCCCAACAGCAGCAGGCGCCCTCAGAAACGGCAGGATTGGCCGCCCCCAGAAATCCCCGGATCGTCGAGCTGCAGCGGGAAATCGAGCGCGCCCGCAACTCGCTTCGCCTGCTGAGGGAGAGTTACACCGATTCCCACCCCGACGTGCGCCGCCTGGTCGCCTTCATTGAAGGACGGGAGGCTCAGCTCAAGGAGCTCATCGAGGAAGAGCGGAAGCAGCTGGCCGAAGTGCAGCCGGATCAGCCCGGTCCCCGCGTCATCTCCCGCGAGGCGATGCAGAAGCTCCGTGATCTTTCGAGCGCGATCACGCGCCTGCAGGCCGCCCTTCAGGCCAAGGACATGGAGATCGAAGAACACAACCGGCGGATCAACGACCTGAAGGAACGGATCAGGAGTACGCAGAGCCGGCTGGAATCGGGCGCTTCCATCAGCCAGGAGTATCTCCAGCTGGTGCGCGAGCGTGAACTGGCAGCCCGCCGGTACGAGGACATCGGCCGCAAGCTGCAGGACTCCAACATGGCCACTGATCTGGTCAGCCGGGGACAGAGCGAGACGATGGAAGTGCTCGAGTCCCCGGTCATACCGGAAGAGCCCATCGCGCCGAACCGGCCCCTCATCATTTCCGTGGGCGTCGCTTTGGGTCTGGCCGTTGGCATCGCTCTGGCCACCGTCCGGGAATTCAAGGACACCTCGCTCAAAAACCTGAAGGATGTGCGCGCCTACACGCGTCTCACCGTGCTGGGCAGCATTCCCGTTCTGGAAAACGACTTCGTCGTCCGGCGCCGGCGGCGCATCACATGGCTGGCTTGGACGTTTGCCATCCTGGTGGGCATTCTCTTGATGGCAGGCGCCGTCTTCTACTACTACACGCAGAGAAGTTGA
- the gatC gene encoding aspartyl/glutamyl-tRNA(Asn/Gln) amidotransferase subunit C, translated as MKITEQEVRHVAALAHLELSGEELHRMTRELDEILAHMDKLRELDTDSVEPMAQVLFPGAENSTLREDEPREPLAHEDAMANAPAAGAGHFKVPRVIER; from the coding sequence GTGAAGATCACTGAACAGGAAGTCCGCCATGTGGCGGCGCTGGCGCATCTGGAGTTGTCCGGCGAAGAGCTGCACCGCATGACCCGCGAGCTGGATGAAATCCTCGCTCACATGGACAAGCTGCGGGAGCTGGACACGGACTCTGTGGAACCCATGGCCCAGGTGCTGTTCCCGGGCGCGGAGAACAGCACTCTGCGCGAGGACGAGCCGCGCGAACCGCTGGCGCACGAGGACGCAATGGCCAATGCGCCGGCGGCGGGCGCCGGGCATTTCAAGGTTCCGCGCGTGATCGAGCGCTGA
- a CDS encoding Maf-like protein translates to MIVLASQSPRRRELLANAGIACEVRPARIEEKPLPGESPEGYVVRLAREKAEAVEARGGEFVLAADTTVVVDGEILEKPHAPEEAERMLRLLHGRDHFVLTGVCLRHEGRSWTAVESTRVWFIPLREEEIAAYARSGEPLDKAGGYAIQGLASRFAEKIEGCYFNVVGLPVSRVYRMLRAAGYNFNEG, encoded by the coding sequence ATGATCGTTCTCGCCTCGCAATCTCCGCGCCGCCGCGAGCTGCTTGCCAACGCCGGCATCGCCTGCGAGGTCCGCCCCGCGCGGATCGAGGAGAAACCGCTCCCCGGCGAATCTCCTGAAGGGTATGTCGTCCGGCTCGCCCGCGAGAAGGCCGAGGCCGTCGAGGCGCGCGGCGGCGAGTTCGTGCTGGCCGCCGACACCACGGTCGTGGTGGATGGCGAGATCCTGGAGAAGCCGCATGCCCCGGAGGAGGCCGAGCGGATGCTGCGCCTGCTCCACGGACGCGATCACTTCGTGCTGACCGGCGTCTGCCTCCGGCACGAAGGCCGTTCCTGGACCGCCGTTGAATCCACGCGCGTCTGGTTCATTCCGCTGCGCGAGGAAGAGATCGCCGCCTACGCCCGGTCCGGCGAGCCTCTCGACAAGGCGGGCGGCTACGCGATCCAGGGGCTGGCCTCGAGGTTCGCCGAAAAGATCGAAGGCTGCTATTTCAACGTCGTCGGTCTGCCGGTCTCCCGCGTCTACCGGATGCTCCGCGCCGCCGGTTACAACTTCAACGAAGGATAG
- a CDS encoding ubiquinol-cytochrome c reductase, with protein sequence MAYFLLKTDPAEYSVSDLERERRTVWDGVTNAQAVGFIRKMKAGDRAFIYHSGGESAILGLARIVSAPRPDPSSPKSWVVDVEFERRIEPPVTLREIKADGRFSGWALVRQGRLSTMDVPEEFLAWMRQRYPSLKL encoded by the coding sequence ATGGCGTATTTTCTGCTGAAAACGGACCCTGCGGAATACTCGGTCAGCGATCTGGAGAGGGAGCGGCGCACGGTATGGGACGGCGTGACCAACGCCCAGGCCGTGGGCTTCATCCGGAAGATGAAGGCAGGCGACCGGGCGTTCATCTACCATAGCGGCGGCGAATCGGCCATTCTGGGACTGGCGCGGATTGTCTCCGCGCCGCGCCCGGATCCCTCGAGCCCGAAGTCCTGGGTGGTGGATGTCGAATTCGAGCGCCGCATCGAGCCGCCCGTCACGCTGCGGGAGATCAAGGCTGACGGACGCTTCAGCGGCTGGGCGCTGGTCCGGCAGGGGCGGCTGTCCACGATGGACGTGCCGGAGGAATTCCTGGCCTGGATGCGGCAGCGCTATCCTTCGTTGAAGTTGTAA
- the gatA gene encoding glutamyl-tRNA(Gln) amidotransferase subunit A has translation MEIGKLTIADVQDALRARRISARELTEEALRTAREENPKTNAYLLLAEDRALRAADAVDAALGRGEDPGPLAGVPVAVKDNIVTRGVRTTCGSRLLEKFVPPYDATAVERLERAGAIVLGKTNCDEFAMGSSNENSAFGPVRNPVAPDRVPGGSSGGSAAAVAQGTAVAALGSDTGGSIRQPASFCGVVGLSPTYGRVSRYGLVAFASSLDRIGPLTRTVRDAALLLQAIAGRDERDSTSASAPVPDYTAAMTGEARGLRIGVPREFFEGLTPDTAAQMEKARALLASLGCELREISLPHTPYAIPCYYIVCTAEASSNLARYDGVRYTWRAPQAETLAEMYAMTRGQGFGAECKRRIMLGTYVLSAGYYDAYYLKAQKVRTLITRDFLNAFGQVDAIATPVSPFPAFRLGEKLDDPLQMYLSDIFTITASLAGLPALSVPCGRTPDGLPVGLQLIGPHFGEPVLFRLGEAFERAGGGSL, from the coding sequence ATGGAAATCGGAAAGCTGACGATCGCAGACGTGCAGGACGCCCTCCGCGCGCGGCGCATCAGCGCGCGCGAGCTGACAGAGGAGGCGCTGCGGACGGCGCGCGAGGAGAACCCGAAGACGAACGCGTATCTGCTGCTGGCCGAAGACCGTGCATTGAGGGCAGCCGATGCCGTGGATGCAGCGCTCGGGCGCGGCGAGGATCCCGGACCGCTGGCAGGCGTGCCGGTAGCGGTCAAGGACAACATCGTGACGCGCGGCGTGCGCACGACTTGCGGCTCCCGGCTGCTGGAGAAGTTTGTGCCGCCTTACGACGCGACGGCGGTGGAGAGGCTGGAGCGCGCCGGCGCCATCGTGCTCGGCAAGACCAACTGCGACGAGTTCGCGATGGGGTCGTCGAACGAGAATTCCGCCTTCGGCCCGGTGCGCAACCCTGTGGCGCCGGACCGCGTGCCCGGAGGCAGCTCGGGCGGCTCGGCGGCAGCGGTGGCGCAGGGCACGGCGGTGGCGGCGCTCGGCTCGGACACCGGGGGCAGCATCCGGCAGCCGGCGAGCTTCTGCGGCGTCGTGGGGCTGAGCCCCACCTACGGGCGCGTGTCGCGCTACGGGCTGGTGGCGTTCGCCTCTTCTCTGGACCGGATCGGGCCGCTGACGCGCACGGTGCGCGATGCGGCGCTGCTTCTGCAGGCCATCGCGGGGCGCGATGAACGGGACTCGACAAGCGCCTCGGCGCCTGTTCCTGATTACACGGCAGCCATGACAGGCGAGGCGCGCGGGCTGCGCATCGGCGTGCCGCGCGAGTTCTTCGAAGGACTGACGCCGGACACGGCGGCGCAGATGGAGAAGGCGCGCGCTCTGCTGGCCTCCCTCGGCTGCGAGCTGCGCGAAATCAGCCTGCCGCATACGCCCTACGCGATTCCCTGCTACTACATCGTCTGCACGGCGGAGGCGAGCTCGAACCTGGCCCGCTACGACGGGGTGCGCTACACGTGGCGCGCGCCGCAGGCGGAGACGCTGGCCGAGATGTACGCGATGACGCGCGGGCAGGGCTTCGGGGCGGAGTGCAAGCGGCGCATCATGCTGGGCACTTACGTGCTGAGCGCCGGCTATTACGACGCGTATTATCTGAAGGCCCAGAAGGTCCGCACGCTGATCACGCGCGATTTCCTGAACGCGTTCGGGCAGGTGGACGCGATCGCCACGCCGGTGAGCCCGTTTCCGGCGTTCCGGCTGGGCGAGAAGCTCGACGACCCGCTGCAGATGTACCTCTCCGACATCTTCACCATCACGGCGTCGCTGGCGGGGTTGCCCGCTCTGAGCGTGCCGTGCGGCCGCACGCCGGACGGGCTGCCCGTGGGGCTGCAACTGATCGGGCCGCATTTCGGAGAGCCCGTTCTGTTCCGCCTGGGCGAGGCGTTCGAGCGCGCCGGAGGCGGCAGCCTCTGA
- a CDS encoding superoxide dismutase: MPFTLPPLPYAYDALEPYIDARTMEIHHTKHHGAYVDNVNKALSTVPDLANKSLEELLANNLAIVPESIRTAVRNNGGGHWNHSLFWEIMGPKKGGEPTGLLAKAIQRVFGDYNQFKEKFAAAAMGRFGSGWAWLIIGQSGLEIVSTPNQDNPLMEGKFAIIGLDVWEHAYYLKYQNRRAEYIANWWNVVNWEKAEERFRLQEYSKQFAGGAA, encoded by the coding sequence ATGCCATTTACCCTGCCACCGCTTCCGTACGCCTATGACGCGCTCGAGCCCTACATCGACGCGCGGACGATGGAGATCCATCACACCAAGCACCACGGCGCCTACGTCGACAACGTCAACAAGGCGCTGTCCACCGTGCCGGATCTGGCCAACAAGAGCCTGGAAGAGCTGCTGGCCAACAACCTCGCCATCGTGCCCGAGTCCATCCGCACGGCCGTGCGCAACAACGGCGGCGGCCACTGGAACCACTCCCTGTTCTGGGAGATCATGGGGCCGAAGAAGGGCGGAGAGCCCACGGGCCTGCTGGCCAAGGCCATTCAGCGCGTCTTTGGCGACTACAACCAGTTCAAGGAGAAGTTCGCCGCGGCGGCGATGGGCCGTTTCGGCTCCGGCTGGGCGTGGCTCATCATCGGCCAGAGCGGACTGGAGATCGTCTCCACTCCGAACCAGGACAATCCGCTGATGGAGGGCAAGTTCGCCATCATCGGCCTGGACGTGTGGGAGCACGCCTACTACCTCAAGTATCAGAACCGCCGCGCCGAATACATCGCCAACTGGTGGAACGTCGTGAACTGGGAGAAGGCCGAGGAGCGCTTCCGGCTCCAGGAGTACTCGAAGCAGTTCGCCGGCGGCGCCGCATAA